The stretch of DNA TTCAGGAAATTGATGCACTTTCCAAAGAAACATTAGATGAACCTTGGCTATTGGAAGATGAAAGAAAGGCTATTATATATGTTGGAAGATTAAGCAACAAGCAGAAAAGAATTGATATATTACTGAAAGCCATAAACGTAATCAGAGGAAAGGAAGATTTACCTTTTAAAGTTTTAATTATTGGGGATGGAGAAGATCGAACTTTTCTTGAAAAAATGAGTAAAGATTTTGACTTAGAAGGCATTGTCTATTTCCTCGGTTATAAAGAAAACCCTTACAAATATTATGCAATCTCAGATCTGTTCGTTCTTACCTCAGACTTTGAGGGTTTTGCAAATGTAATAATTGAGGCAATGGCTTGCGGTTTGCCAATAATTGCTACAGATTGTCCAAGTGGTCCAGCAGAGATTCTTGAAAACGGAAAATGGGGGATTTTAGTTAAAAGAGGGGATTATATAACTCTTGCCAATAAAATCTTGCATGTTCTTCAGGACGAAGAATTTAATAAAAAGTTGAGAAATAATGCTTTAATAAGAGTAAGAGATTTTGAGTATAAAAAGGTTTTTGAGGAATTTAATAATTTTATGATAAAATTTTAGAGGGAAAAATGATTCGTACTGAAAAAATTGAAGAGTGTATTTTATGTGGAAGCAAAGGTAAAGTTTTATATAAAAATTTGGAAGATCGCCTTTTTGGAGCACCAGGTGAATATGGATTTTTA from bacterium encodes:
- a CDS encoding glycosyltransferase; translated protein: MEVNRKKILIIHNTLRGWGVERNLIFIGKYADKNIFEVAYLLTTERQNSSENFFDNEVKLLYLKTPQVRQNRYTWIINLILKFIYLVIWLRKNGKDIDYLLVSTLDECIITYIAKKILSLKSKFIVFHQLHFSVIGREKNNPFLNLLLKIIILIDKDANGILCLSKGIAQDLKETHHIKTKIFVHPSCVDFQEIDALSKETLDEPWLLEDERKAIIYVGRLSNKQKRIDILLKAINVIRGKEDLPFKVLIIGDGEDRTFLEKMSKDFDLEGIVYFLGYKENPYKYYAISDLFVLTSDFEGFANVIIEAMACGLPIIATDCPSGPAEILENGKWGILVKRGDYITLANKILHVLQDEEFNKKLRNNALIRVRDFEYKKVFEEFNNFMIKF